The Rhodoligotrophos appendicifer genome includes a region encoding these proteins:
- a CDS encoding M24 family metallopeptidase, translated as MRPGTAPKRGFTPEEFAQRTHRAQTIMHKHQLDGLLVTMPPNVRYFTGFDSQFWESPTRPWFVLVPQQGAPIAIIPDIGVPEMEMTWIKDIRSWPAPVPEDDGLSLIAAALASLPVRFGRIGAELGREMTLRMPVMDFLKLRDMIKQFEFVDGSPALWDIRMVKTAAEIAHIHHICHIASEAYNGLPSLISIGDTEREAVRRLRIDVAQRGADSTPFMPGIAGPGGISQIVCGPHDRALTEGDILFIDSGSTYDGYFCDFDRNYAVGTVADEVHRAHEAVWLATEAGIAAAVPGATTDDVYHAMAKIIDAAGSVGNNVGRFGHGLGLQLTEPPSHRPGDGTKILEGMVLTIEPGIEYAKGKMIVHEENVVITSSGAELLTLRAPRELPVIR; from the coding sequence ATGCGGCCCGGAACAGCACCCAAACGCGGCTTTACCCCTGAAGAATTTGCCCAGCGAACCCATCGCGCCCAGACGATCATGCATAAGCATCAGCTGGACGGCCTGTTGGTCACCATGCCGCCGAATGTCCGCTACTTCACGGGGTTCGATTCGCAGTTCTGGGAGAGCCCCACCCGACCCTGGTTCGTGCTGGTTCCACAGCAGGGTGCCCCCATCGCCATCATCCCCGACATCGGGGTGCCGGAGATGGAAATGACCTGGATCAAAGATATTCGCAGCTGGCCGGCGCCCGTGCCCGAGGATGACGGGCTGTCACTGATCGCCGCCGCGCTCGCCTCCCTCCCGGTGCGTTTCGGCCGGATCGGTGCGGAGCTGGGCCGCGAGATGACGCTTCGGATGCCGGTCATGGATTTCCTCAAACTGCGGGACATGATCAAGCAGTTCGAGTTCGTGGATGGTTCCCCCGCCCTGTGGGACATCCGCATGGTGAAGACCGCGGCCGAGATCGCGCATATCCACCACATCTGCCATATTGCCAGCGAGGCCTATAACGGACTTCCCAGCCTGATCTCGATCGGCGACACGGAACGCGAAGCGGTGCGGCGCCTGCGCATCGACGTCGCCCAACGCGGTGCGGATTCGACGCCCTTCATGCCGGGTATCGCCGGGCCCGGCGGCATCAGCCAGATCGTCTGTGGACCGCATGACCGGGCGCTGACCGAGGGGGATATCCTGTTCATCGACAGCGGCTCGACCTATGACGGCTATTTCTGCGACTTCGACAGGAACTACGCGGTCGGAACGGTGGCCGACGAGGTCCACCGCGCCCATGAGGCGGTATGGCTGGCCACGGAGGCCGGCATCGCCGCAGCCGTTCCCGGAGCGACCACCGACGACGTCTATCACGCCATGGCCAAGATCATCGATGCCGCCGGCTCCGTCGGCAACAATGTGGGACGCTTCGGTCATGGCCTCGGACTGCAGCTCACCGAGCCGCCTTCGCATCGGCCTGGAGACGGTACGAAGATCCTGGAGGGGATGGTTCTCACCATCGAGCCGGGGATCGAATATGCCAAAGGCAAGATGATCGTCCATGAGGAGAATGTCGTCATCACCTCGTCAGGGGCCGAACTCCTGACGCTTCGGGCGCCACGCGAACTGCCGGTGATCCGCTAG
- a CDS encoding diaminopropionate ammonia-lyase, with the protein MLILNDDPDHGQPLEAMDAATLSLTAAAEVARYLSHRPHHRETPLHSLEGLARSVGVASIHMKDEGYRLGLGSFKALGGSYAVTRLVLEKAASILQRSLDIEDLQKPEVRGVAEDMIFACATDGNHGRSVAQGAQLTGAAAVIFLHGGVSEGRAAEIARYGARIIRVEGTYDDSVAEAARVADREGWTVVSDTSWPGYERIPGLVMQGYTAMAREILGQIPQPPTHVFLQAGVGGFAAALAGYLGMALGERRPRVIVVEPARAACLYETAKAGKPVKIPHGEPTVMAMLECYEPSLIAWRILRRLADGFMTVAESDAIGVMNRLARPESGDPAIISGESGGAGLAGLLNIMSEASAMKSLGLGATSRILVINTEGATDPEKYRDLVGMTPEDVELSNTTR; encoded by the coding sequence ATGCTCATCCTGAACGACGATCCCGATCACGGCCAGCCTCTGGAGGCCATGGACGCCGCGACGCTCAGCCTGACCGCCGCCGCGGAGGTCGCGCGATACCTGTCCCACCGGCCCCATCACCGAGAGACGCCCCTGCATTCGCTTGAGGGGCTTGCGCGGAGCGTCGGCGTGGCTTCCATCCATATGAAGGACGAGGGGTACAGGCTGGGCCTCGGCAGCTTCAAGGCGCTGGGCGGCTCCTATGCGGTGACAAGGCTGGTCCTGGAGAAGGCTGCGAGCATCCTGCAGCGCAGCTTGGACATCGAGGACCTGCAGAAGCCCGAAGTTCGGGGCGTCGCCGAGGACATGATATTCGCCTGCGCGACCGATGGCAATCATGGGCGCTCGGTCGCGCAGGGCGCGCAGCTTACGGGCGCCGCGGCGGTGATCTTCCTCCATGGCGGGGTCAGCGAGGGGCGCGCGGCTGAAATCGCACGCTATGGTGCGAGAATCATCCGCGTGGAGGGGACGTATGACGATTCCGTGGCGGAGGCCGCGCGGGTCGCCGATCGGGAGGGGTGGACCGTCGTGTCGGACACGTCCTGGCCCGGCTATGAGCGGATCCCCGGTCTTGTGATGCAGGGCTACACGGCTATGGCGCGAGAAATTCTCGGCCAGATCCCGCAGCCTCCAACCCATGTGTTCCTGCAGGCGGGGGTCGGTGGCTTTGCAGCGGCCCTGGCAGGCTATCTCGGGATGGCCCTCGGCGAGCGCAGGCCCCGGGTGATCGTCGTCGAGCCGGCGCGCGCGGCCTGCCTCTATGAGACGGCCAAGGCCGGGAAGCCGGTGAAGATTCCACACGGTGAGCCCACGGTGATGGCCATGCTGGAATGCTACGAGCCGTCGTTGATCGCGTGGCGGATCCTGCGTCGGCTGGCCGATGGGTTCATGACGGTCGCGGAATCCGATGCGATCGGCGTGATGAACCGGCTGGCGCGGCCAGAGTCCGGCGACCCGGCCATCATCTCAGGAGAAAGCGGCGGCGCCGGACTGGCCGGCCTTCTCAACATCATGAGCGAGGCGAGCGCCATGAAGAGCCTTGGGCTCGGCGCCACATCCCGTATCCTGGTGATCAACACGGAAGGGGCGACCGATCCAGAGAAATATCGAGACTTGGTCGGCATGACGCCAGAAGATGTCGAGCTTTCCAACACAACCCGATGA
- a CDS encoding Lrp/AsnC family transcriptional regulator — protein MQDRYAPLTLDRLDLAILDILQQDNTTPQRVIGSRVNLSAPAVQRRIKRMTQAGVIRANVAVLDPARVGHPITIFVEVEIISETAANIDAAKRDLASAPEVQQCYYVTGEIDFVLVVVVPSMADYEALTKRLFFGNTNVKRFRSFVAMDRVKVGLAVPTR, from the coding sequence ATGCAGGATCGTTACGCCCCCCTTACTCTCGATCGGCTTGACCTCGCGATCCTCGACATTCTCCAGCAGGACAACACGACTCCCCAGCGGGTCATTGGAAGCAGGGTGAACCTGTCGGCGCCCGCGGTGCAGCGCCGGATCAAGCGAATGACGCAAGCCGGAGTGATCCGTGCCAATGTGGCCGTCCTCGATCCAGCCCGCGTCGGACATCCGATCACCATCTTCGTGGAAGTTGAAATCATCAGCGAGACGGCGGCCAACATTGATGCGGCCAAGCGTGACCTCGCGTCCGCCCCCGAAGTGCAGCAATGCTATTACGTGACCGGCGAGATCGACTTCGTTCTCGTGGTCGTCGTGCCCTCGATGGCTGATTATGAGGCGCTGACGAAGCGGCTGTTCTTCGGCAACACCAATGTGAAGCGCTTCCGCAGCTTTGTCGCCATGGACAGGGTGAAAGTCGGCTTGGCCGTCCCCACCCGATAG
- a CDS encoding SDR family NAD(P)-dependent oxidoreductase: MDFHGRVVVVTGGTSGIGEACVREFHKLGAQVVLIGRDPAKADEIIASLGGGERLTAILGDVGESEFCAGAVSRVVERFGHVDVLVNSAAIMRRGDVFDLTDEDWSESFRVNVSGTFFMCREAIAVMKRNGGGAIVNVASDWGLVGGKGHVAYCATKGAVINMTRALALDHARDGIRINAICPGEVRTPMLASGLERRGFTPETGFEEMGKTIPIGRISEPEEQARSIRFLASDDASYMTGAILSVDGGSTTH, encoded by the coding sequence ATGGATTTTCACGGGCGCGTGGTCGTCGTGACCGGCGGCACTTCGGGCATCGGCGAAGCCTGTGTTCGCGAGTTTCACAAGCTTGGTGCACAGGTCGTCCTGATCGGGCGCGACCCGGCCAAGGCGGATGAGATCATTGCCTCGCTTGGCGGGGGAGAGCGTCTCACGGCGATTCTCGGCGATGTTGGTGAGAGTGAATTTTGCGCGGGAGCGGTCAGCCGCGTCGTCGAGCGCTTCGGGCACGTGGACGTCCTCGTCAACAGTGCCGCGATCATGAGGCGAGGCGATGTCTTCGATCTCACTGACGAAGACTGGTCCGAAAGTTTTCGCGTCAATGTCAGCGGCACCTTCTTCATGTGCCGGGAAGCCATTGCCGTCATGAAGCGAAACGGGGGCGGCGCGATCGTGAACGTGGCCTCCGACTGGGGCTTGGTCGGGGGGAAGGGGCACGTCGCCTATTGCGCGACGAAGGGCGCCGTCATCAACATGACCCGCGCACTTGCACTTGATCATGCCCGCGACGGGATCCGCATCAACGCGATTTGTCCTGGCGAAGTCCGGACGCCGATGCTGGCCTCGGGGCTCGAACGGCGCGGTTTCACTCCCGAGACCGGCTTCGAGGAAATGGGCAAGACGATCCCCATTGGCCGGATCTCGGAGCCCGAGGAGCAGGCCCGTTCGATCCGCTTTCTGGCCTCTGACGATGCGAGCTACATGACCGGAGCCATTCTCTCCGTCGACGGGGGCAGCACCACGCATTGA
- a CDS encoding ArsR/SmtB family transcription factor encodes MESNEAILAFSALAQPTRLDVFRLLMENEPQGLPAGDIARQLAVPHNTMSTHLAVLSRAGLIEAERRSRSIVYRAQLDAVRELASYLVKDCCGGRPEICAPLIADLTPCCTVSTPITVEAARG; translated from the coding sequence ATGGAATCGAATGAAGCCATTCTGGCGTTTTCAGCCCTTGCCCAGCCGACCCGTCTCGACGTCTTCCGGCTGCTCATGGAAAACGAACCGCAAGGGCTGCCGGCCGGCGACATTGCGCGGCAATTGGCGGTGCCCCACAATACCATGTCGACGCATCTGGCGGTGCTGTCGCGCGCCGGCCTGATCGAGGCTGAGCGCCGGAGCCGGTCGATCGTCTATCGGGCGCAGCTCGACGCTGTCAGAGAGCTTGCCAGTTACCTCGTGAAGGATTGCTGCGGCGGTCGACCGGAGATCTGCGCACCGCTGATTGCCGATCTCACGCCCTGTTGCACAGTTTCAACCCCTATCACCGTGGAGGCCGCTCGTGGCTGA
- a CDS encoding arsenate reductase ArsC has protein sequence MADRIYNVLFLCTGNSARSILAESILNKDGDGRFRAFSAGSQPKGAVHPMALKVLESFDYPTEGLRSKPWDEFALPGAPALDFVFTVCDNAAGEVCPIWPGQPMTAHWGIEDPAAVEGSEIAKKAAFAAAFRYLKNRISIFVALPINSLDRMALGTKLREIGQAEGATSPRHTAA, from the coding sequence GTGGCTGATCGCATCTACAATGTTCTGTTTCTATGCACTGGCAACTCGGCCCGCTCGATCCTGGCCGAGAGTATTCTCAACAAGGACGGCGATGGCCGCTTTCGTGCCTTCTCCGCAGGCAGCCAGCCCAAGGGCGCGGTGCACCCGATGGCGCTGAAAGTGCTCGAGAGCTTCGACTACCCGACCGAAGGCCTGCGGTCGAAACCCTGGGATGAATTTGCTCTCCCCGGCGCACCAGCCTTGGATTTCGTGTTCACCGTCTGCGACAACGCCGCCGGCGAGGTCTGCCCGATATGGCCCGGCCAGCCCATGACGGCGCATTGGGGTATCGAGGATCCGGCCGCCGTCGAGGGCAGTGAGATCGCAAAGAAAGCAGCCTTCGCTGCGGCATTCCGATACCTCAAGAACCGCATCTCCATCTTCGTGGCCTTGCCCATCAACAGCCTCGATCGCATGGCGCTGGGGACCAAGCTGCGCGAGATCGGTCAGGCTGAAGGCGCAACCTCACCGCGGCACACCGCGGCGTGA
- the arsB gene encoding ACR3 family arsenite efflux transporter has protein sequence MSTFERYLTLWVALCIVAGIALGHMMPGAFQLVGAAEIAKVNLPVAVLIWLMVIPMLLKIDFAALGEVGRHWRGIGVTLFVNWAIKPFSMALLGWLFIGWLFRPYLPADQIDSYIAGLIILAAAPCTAMVFVWSNLTKGEPHFTLSQVALNDAIMVVAFAPIVGLLLGLSAITVPWGTLVLSVVLYIVIPVIIAQLLRRRLLTTGGHAALDRLLTRLSPVSLIALLATLVLLFGFQGEQIIAQPMIIALLAVPILIQVYFNSGLAYLLNRMAGEQHCVAGPSALIGASNFFELAVAAAISLFGFHSGAALATVVGVLIEVPVMLSVVWIVNRSKGWYERGEKVATPVEVHR, from the coding sequence ATGTCGACGTTTGAACGCTATCTGACCCTCTGGGTCGCCCTCTGCATCGTCGCGGGGATCGCCCTCGGGCATATGATGCCCGGCGCCTTCCAGCTGGTCGGGGCGGCCGAGATCGCCAAGGTCAACCTGCCGGTCGCGGTCCTGATCTGGCTGATGGTCATCCCGATGCTGCTCAAGATCGACTTCGCCGCCCTTGGCGAGGTTGGCCGCCATTGGCGCGGCATTGGCGTCACCCTCTTCGTCAACTGGGCAATCAAGCCATTCTCCATGGCGCTCCTCGGCTGGCTCTTCATCGGCTGGCTGTTCCGGCCCTATCTGCCGGCGGATCAGATCGACAGCTATATTGCCGGCCTTATCATCCTGGCCGCAGCGCCTTGTACGGCCATGGTCTTCGTCTGGTCGAATCTGACCAAGGGCGAGCCGCACTTCACCTTGAGCCAGGTTGCGCTCAATGACGCCATCATGGTGGTGGCCTTCGCGCCCATCGTCGGATTGCTGCTCGGTCTCTCGGCCATCACCGTGCCGTGGGGCACGCTGGTTCTGTCGGTGGTGCTCTACATTGTCATCCCGGTGATCATTGCGCAGCTGCTCCGGCGCAGGCTGCTGACCACGGGAGGACACGCGGCCCTGGACAGGCTGCTGACCCGGCTCTCCCCCGTATCGCTCATCGCGCTGCTCGCGACACTGGTGCTACTGTTCGGCTTCCAAGGTGAACAGATCATCGCTCAACCGATGATCATCGCCCTTCTCGCCGTCCCGATCCTCATCCAGGTCTATTTCAATTCAGGCCTCGCCTATCTCCTCAATCGCATGGCCGGCGAGCAGCATTGCGTCGCGGGACCTTCGGCTCTCATCGGGGCATCGAACTTCTTCGAGCTGGCCGTCGCCGCCGCCATCAGCCTCTTCGGTTTTCATTCCGGCGCAGCCCTCGCCACCGTGGTGGGTGTCCTCATCGAAGTGCCGGTCATGCTCAGCGTCGTCTGGATCGTGAACCGGTCCAAGGGCTGGTACGAGCGGGGCGAGAAGGTGGCAACACCCGTCGAGGTCCATCGCTGA
- the arsH gene encoding arsenical resistance protein ArsH, giving the protein MRDDLPNSDAHCLQVPSIGRLRPNISSHPPRILLLYGSLRERSYSRFLTLEAARLLRHFGAETRIFDPRGLPLPDGAEIDHPRVKELRDLSLWSEGQVWTSPERHGAMSAVMKAQIDWIPLALGAIRPTQGRTLAVMQVSGGSQSFNAVNQLRVLGRWMRMITIPNQSSVAKAYQEFDEAGRMKPSAYYDRVVDVMEELIKFTLLTRDASSYLTDRYSERKEAAEKLSARVKLATI; this is encoded by the coding sequence ATGCGCGATGACCTGCCGAATAGTGATGCCCACTGTCTCCAGGTGCCGAGCATCGGCAGGCTGCGCCCGAACATCTCGAGCCATCCTCCTCGCATCCTGCTGCTCTATGGTTCGCTGCGGGAGCGCTCCTACAGCCGCTTTCTGACGCTTGAGGCCGCACGACTGCTGCGGCACTTCGGAGCCGAGACCCGAATTTTCGATCCCCGCGGTCTGCCGCTGCCGGACGGTGCCGAAATCGATCATCCCCGGGTGAAGGAGCTGCGTGATCTGTCGCTCTGGTCGGAGGGTCAAGTCTGGACCAGCCCCGAGCGCCATGGCGCGATGAGCGCGGTGATGAAGGCGCAGATCGACTGGATCCCCCTTGCCCTTGGAGCCATTCGGCCGACCCAGGGCAGGACCCTGGCTGTCATGCAGGTTTCGGGAGGCTCCCAGAGCTTCAATGCGGTCAACCAGCTCAGGGTGCTCGGCCGCTGGATGCGGATGATCACCATCCCCAACCAGTCTTCCGTCGCGAAGGCCTACCAGGAGTTTGACGAGGCGGGCCGCATGAAACCGTCCGCCTATTATGACCGGGTGGTTGACGTGATGGAGGAGCTGATCAAGTTCACTCTGCTGACCCGCGACGCCTCCTCCTATCTCACGGACCGCTACAGCGAACGCAAGGAGGCGGCCGAGAAGCTGTCCGCACGAGTGAAGCTCGCAACGATCTGA
- a CDS encoding TerC family protein — protein MEFLLSDWLGTPVWFWLSFLGLVVALTAFDLGILHKEDREMGISESLKLSAFYISVALLFGAWVWHTRGPEPGMQYFTGFFIEKALSIDNVFVISLIFSYFAIPAKYQYRALLWGIVAVIVLRGLMIAGGAALVNEAYWVLYFFAAFLVFTGIKMFFAGDEPMDVANNPAVRFISTHMRVTRELHGHRFFVRTPDPKTGKMVRAATPLFLALVVINLADLVFAVDSVPAIFAITTDTFIVYTSNIMAILGLRALYFALAALVHRFHYLKYALAAVLVFIGAKIFVADFLLGGDKFPPAISLGVTFALIAAGIGYSLWKTRGQPEPDWPTGMGPDDPARSDQP, from the coding sequence ATGGAATTTCTACTCTCCGACTGGTTGGGAACGCCGGTGTGGTTCTGGCTGTCCTTTCTCGGATTGGTCGTTGCACTGACGGCATTCGATCTCGGGATTCTGCACAAGGAAGACCGGGAAATGGGCATCAGCGAGAGCCTGAAGCTCTCGGCCTTTTACATTTCAGTGGCGCTGCTGTTTGGCGCATGGGTCTGGCACACTCGAGGCCCTGAGCCCGGCATGCAGTATTTCACAGGCTTCTTCATCGAAAAGGCGTTATCGATCGACAACGTCTTCGTGATCAGCCTCATCTTCTCCTATTTCGCGATCCCTGCAAAATATCAGTACCGGGCGCTGCTCTGGGGGATCGTCGCCGTCATCGTCCTGCGGGGGCTGATGATCGCAGGCGGTGCCGCCCTCGTGAATGAAGCCTACTGGGTCCTCTACTTCTTCGCTGCCTTCCTGGTTTTCACCGGCATCAAGATGTTTTTTGCAGGCGACGAACCGATGGACGTTGCCAACAACCCCGCGGTTCGGTTCATCTCCACCCACATGCGGGTCACGCGGGAACTGCATGGGCACCGCTTCTTCGTGCGCACTCCGGATCCGAAAACGGGCAAGATGGTCCGCGCGGCGACGCCTCTCTTCCTGGCGCTGGTGGTGATTAACCTCGCCGACCTCGTCTTCGCGGTGGACTCTGTGCCTGCCATTTTCGCGATCACGACTGACACGTTTATCGTCTACACCTCCAACATCATGGCCATCCTGGGCCTCCGGGCTCTCTATTTCGCTCTGGCAGCATTGGTGCATCGGTTCCATTATCTCAAATATGCCTTGGCGGCGGTGTTGGTGTTCATCGGGGCAAAGATCTTCGTCGCGGACTTCCTCCTCGGTGGCGACAAGTTCCCGCCAGCGATAAGCCTCGGTGTCACCTTCGCCCTGATCGCGGCTGGCATCGGCTATTCGCTGTGGAAGACACGCGGCCAGCCGGAGCCGGATTGGCCCACGGGCATGGGGCCCGATGATCCGGCACGGAGCGACCAGCCATGA
- a CDS encoding phospholipase D-like domain-containing protein, whose product MPLLSPGRNCLRVETARRFAIIIDAADYFRAVKRTMLDARHCIYLIGWDFDTRIKFEPAGASLEGPNTLGSFLKWIGKTRPHLSVRILKWDLGALKSLGRGTMPFHLLNFMTSPNVNFKLDGAHPPGAAHHQKLVVIDDSVAFCGGIDITGLRWDTRKHLDDDPCRIKPDGHSYGPWHDATTAIEGPAARALGELARERWHRATGDKLLPPEPWDGLWPSDLKPSLTHVDVAIARTLGADGEQQEVREIETLYLDAIASAKTAIYCESQYFASRRVSEAIIKRLSEEQGPEIVVINPLSADGFLESAVMDTARARLLSLVQRSDPYRRFRIYTPVSERGSPIYVHAKIMIIDDWLLRVGSSNLNNRSMGLDSECDLAIEAVEGAPNESEVRAMIRDLRDDLLSEHLGIALNQLQTRSDRSLIAVIEELRGEGKTLVPYVPDEPNAVEEALSESDLLDPERPPSLWRSLIRGVLPSRHLR is encoded by the coding sequence ATGCCGCTATTATCGCCAGGTCGTAACTGTTTGCGGGTCGAGACAGCCCGTCGCTTTGCCATCATAATTGACGCGGCCGATTATTTTCGCGCCGTCAAGCGCACGATGCTGGACGCTCGGCACTGCATCTATCTGATCGGCTGGGACTTCGACACGCGGATCAAATTCGAGCCCGCGGGCGCCAGCTTGGAGGGCCCGAACACCCTGGGGTCTTTCCTCAAATGGATCGGCAAGACGCGGCCCCATCTCTCCGTCCGGATTCTGAAATGGGACCTGGGCGCTTTGAAATCGCTTGGCCGCGGTACGATGCCCTTTCACCTTTTGAACTTCATGACCTCGCCAAATGTGAATTTCAAATTGGATGGGGCCCATCCTCCGGGAGCAGCCCATCATCAGAAGCTGGTCGTCATCGATGATTCCGTAGCCTTTTGTGGCGGCATCGACATCACCGGCCTCCGCTGGGACACCCGCAAGCACCTCGATGACGATCCCTGCCGGATCAAGCCGGATGGCCATTCCTATGGACCCTGGCACGACGCGACGACGGCAATTGAAGGCCCCGCCGCAAGAGCGCTGGGTGAGCTTGCCCGTGAGCGTTGGCATCGTGCCACGGGTGACAAGCTCCTGCCCCCGGAGCCGTGGGATGGATTGTGGCCTTCGGATCTGAAACCGTCCCTCACCCATGTCGATGTCGCCATCGCTCGCACCTTGGGAGCCGATGGAGAACAGCAGGAGGTCCGGGAAATTGAGACATTGTACTTGGATGCGATTGCCAGTGCAAAAACAGCGATCTATTGCGAGAGTCAGTACTTTGCCTCTCGACGAGTATCGGAAGCAATAATCAAGCGTCTCAGTGAAGAACAAGGACCGGAGATTGTTGTCATAAACCCGCTTTCTGCAGACGGCTTCCTCGAATCAGCCGTCATGGATACCGCACGAGCTCGATTACTATCTCTTGTGCAAAGATCGGATCCATACAGACGATTCCGGATTTACACGCCCGTCTCCGAACGAGGCAGTCCGATCTATGTCCACGCGAAGATCATGATCATCGATGACTGGCTCTTACGTGTCGGATCCTCGAACTTGAACAATCGATCCATGGGACTGGATTCCGAATGCGACCTCGCCATTGAGGCGGTCGAAGGCGCTCCGAACGAAAGCGAGGTCAGGGCGATGATCCGCGACTTGAGGGACGATCTCCTGAGCGAGCATCTGGGGATTGCGCTGAACCAATTACAGACCCGCTCGGATCGATCGCTCATCGCCGTCATCGAGGAGCTCAGAGGCGAGGGAAAGACCCTCGTGCCCTATGTTCCCGATGAACCAAATGCAGTGGAGGAGGCGCTTTCCGAAAGCGATCTTCTGGACCCTGAACGCCCCCCGAGTTTGTGGCGAAGTCTCATCCGGGGCGTCCTCCCTTCGCGCCATCTGCGTTAG
- a CDS encoding NAD(P)-dependent oxidoreductase — MRVLLTHNRDLLKHFYSFKAVDALKEIVDLRMNESDEPLRGDALVAAAQGCQVVISDRLATGPREVMEKLTDVKTFIRCAVDIRNIDVDAASDANILVCRCSSGYADAVGEHAIALILDLARGITTDASRYHAGQDAHPMVFRRQLAGAHVGIIGYGSIGKRIAELALAFSMKVSVYDPYATIRHGAVDVVGFHEVLSQPDFVVCAAYATPETLRMMNADAFSRMRKDAYFVNISRGILVDEAALEAALTSGIIAGAGLDVGDGIDEQPSLRLARLPNVIATPHTAALMIEPSEFQAMETVEQVKAILAGRLPMHAVNPHRVVGWGAA, encoded by the coding sequence ATGCGTGTTCTGCTGACCCACAATCGCGATCTGCTCAAGCATTTCTACAGCTTCAAAGCCGTGGATGCCCTGAAGGAGATCGTCGATCTGCGCATGAACGAGAGTGATGAGCCACTTCGCGGCGACGCGCTGGTCGCCGCTGCCCAAGGGTGCCAGGTCGTGATTTCCGACCGCCTCGCCACCGGGCCGCGCGAGGTGATGGAGAAACTGACGGATGTGAAGACCTTCATCCGCTGCGCGGTCGACATCCGCAATATCGATGTCGACGCAGCCTCCGACGCCAACATCCTCGTATGTCGCTGTAGTTCCGGCTATGCCGATGCAGTGGGTGAGCATGCCATAGCACTGATCTTGGATCTGGCCCGCGGGATCACGACCGACGCCTCCCGCTACCATGCCGGCCAGGATGCCCATCCCATGGTGTTCCGCCGCCAGCTGGCAGGCGCCCATGTGGGCATCATCGGCTATGGCTCCATCGGCAAACGCATCGCCGAACTGGCGCTGGCATTCTCGATGAAGGTCTCGGTCTATGATCCCTATGCCACCATTCGCCATGGCGCCGTCGACGTGGTGGGGTTCCACGAGGTCCTGTCGCAACCGGATTTCGTCGTCTGCGCCGCCTATGCGACCCCTGAGACGCTCCGGATGATGAACGCCGATGCTTTCTCCCGGATGCGCAAGGACGCGTATTTCGTCAATATTTCTCGCGGCATTCTGGTCGATGAGGCCGCCCTGGAAGCGGCCCTGACATCGGGCATCATCGCAGGCGCCGGCCTCGACGTCGGCGATGGCATCGACGAGCAGCCGTCATTGCGATTGGCCCGCCTGCCCAACGTCATCGCGACGCCCCACACAGCAGCGCTGATGATCGAGCCCTCGGAGTTTCAGGCGATGGAGACGGTTGAGCAGGTCAAGGCGATCCTGGCGGGCCGGCTCCCGATGCACGCCGTCAATCCGCACCGTGTCGTTGGCTGGGGCGCGGCGTGA